A window of the Lactuca sativa cultivar Salinas chromosome 5, Lsat_Salinas_v11, whole genome shotgun sequence genome harbors these coding sequences:
- the LOC111892593 gene encoding uncharacterized protein LOC111892593, with translation MEDFRSKSYNGNKMQIEAYNTHNPPNIQDFRCHSASYASSSQTQIENTYNNNQTGMEFKKGNSGGSISRIWSLTDPELQRKKRVASYKAYTVEGKVKGSIKKSFRWIKDKYSKMVDVERFAAVIRLKAIDYECVNVVAANVV, from the exons atggaaGATTTTAGATCCAAATCCTACAATGGAAACAAGATGCAAATAGAGGCTTACAACACCCACAATCCACCTAACATTCAAGATTTCAGATGCCATAGTGCATCTTATGCATCGTCTTCACAAACCCAGATCGAAAACACATATAACAATAATCAAACGGGTATGGAGTTCAAGAAAGGAAACAGTGGTGGGTCGATTTCAAGAATCTGGAGCTTGACTGATCCAGAATTGCAACGAAAGAAAAGGGTTGCTAGTTACAAAGCTTATACTGTCGAAGGAAAAGTCAAAGGGTCGATCAAGAAAAGCTTTAGGTGGATTAAAGATAAATACTCAAAGATG GTTGATGTTGAGAGGTTTGCTGCTGTAATAAGATTGAAAGCAATCGATTATGAGTGCGTGAATGTGGTTGCTGCTAATGTTGTGTAA